The stretch of DNA CAGGAGGATCAGCGGCACCGCTTCCAGGCCGACGAACACCGCCAGGGCACCGACCCAGGCTGGCAGGGCCGCCGCCAGAAACGCCGTGCGACGGCGGGCCGCCAACTCGATCCAGGCCGCTGGCTCTTCAGGGGTATCGAGGGCTTTATGGGTGGCGATCAAGGCCCGTTTGTAGCCGCCGAAAAAGCGCAGGCTGACAAACATCGAAGCTACGCCAGCAATGAAAAACGGCATCGCCAGGATCGGCAGCAGCGGCTCGCCCTGGCCAAACACCAGGTTGATCACGAACAGCGGCAGCAACGCCAGCGCCAGGTATTGCCACCAACTGACGGCCAGCCGCCGCCGGACCTGACCGCGGGTCACGCCCGGTCTACCTCGCCCTGGTGCTCGTTGCCCATCATGTGGTCGAGCTTGCTGGCCTTGGTGGCCAGGTAGAGTTTGTTGTGCGGGTTGTGGCCGGTATGCAGCGGCACGCGCTCGGCAACGACTATACCCATCTCGGTCAGGGCCTTGACCTTGCGCGGGTTGTTGGTCATCAGCCGCAGGGATTTCACCCCCAGGTGCTCGAGCATCGGCAGGCACATGGCGTAGTCACGCTGGTCGGCGGCAAAGCCCAGGCGTTCGTTGGCTTCCACGGTGTCGGCGCCGCCATCCTGCAACTCATAGGCGCGGATCTTGTTCAGCAGGCCGATGCCACGGCCTTCCTGACGCAAGTACAGGAGTACGCCACGGCCTTCGCGGGCGATCGCCTGCAGGGCGGCTTCCAGTTGCGAACCGCAGTCGCAGCGCTGGCTGAACAGGGCATCGCCGGTCAGGCATTCGGAGTGCAACCGGCCGAGCACCGGAGCGCCATCGGCAATATCACCCAGGCTGAGCACGACGTGCTCGCGGCCGGTGGCTTCATCGAGAAAACCGTGCATGGTGAATTGCGCAAAAGGGGTGGGCAGCTTGGAAGCGGCGACAAAAACGACGGGCACCGTTGTGCTCCTGATCTGTATGGGACTGGAGATTCGCAGAGGCGGCATTGTAACAGCAGCTTCCGACAGACGCTTAGGCTGAATTATCGGACATAAAGATCGAGAAGTTAGATCAACGGTCTTCAGGCGGACGCCCGGTATCGAACGGATAGGGCTGCTGCCAGCGCTGGAAAATCGGGCGCAAACGGCCGTTTTTCACCAACTCGGCCATCCGTCGATCGAACAGCGCGCGCAGCACCCGGCCCCGTTCATTGTCGGCAAAGCCCAGGTACAGCGGCAGTTCGGCCAAATGGCTGCGCCGGAACTGAGAGCGGTCCCCGGCCTGGGACAGGACAACATCGACCTCGGTCAGAGCATCGATATAGAAGTCGGCGCGACCTTGCTGGAGCATCGGCAAGATACCGACCCGCCGGCGGATTTCATTGAAACGCTGAATATTGGGCAAGTAGTCCTGGTAGCGGTAGCCGCGTACCCAGACCAGGCGGTAGTTGCCGAGCGTGGCCAGGGTCGGCGGCGGGTTCGTCGCCAGGCCCAGGCTGTAGATATGGTCGGTGTCGTAATTCCAGCGCGGATACAGGGCGCCATCGGTCTCGTCCCGATAGGAGCCGACCAGGGCGTCGACTTCACGCCGCTGCACCAGCCCGACCGAGCGGGTGTACGGCACGCTGCGCATGTCGAGCTTCACGCCCTGGGTCTCGAAGACCTCGCGCAGGATATCCCAGGCCATGCCCTGGCCATCGGCCTGGGTGTAGCTGTCCCACTCCTCGCTGGCCACCCGGATTTCGCCGGGAAGCGCCGCCGGCTCGGCGGCCCGGACCAGGCTGGCGGTCAAGACACAGAGCGTTACCAGCAGAACGCGAGCGGCCGGCATGGCTGATTCCTCAGGTAAAGCACCACACCAGCCCCTGCATCGCCAACCAGGCGAAGACACCGGCCAGCACGTCGTCGAGCATGATCCCGATACCACCGTGCACATGCCGGTCGATCCAGCGAATCGGCCAGGGCTTGAGAATGTCGAAGAAGCGGAACATCAGGAAACCCGCCAGCAACCACTGCCAGCCTTCCGGCACCAGCCACAGGGTGATCCACATGCCGACCATTTCGTCCCAGACGATGCCTTCGTGGTCATGCACCCGCAGGTCGTCGGCCACCTTGCCGCACAGCCAGAAGCCGAACAGCATGGTGATGCCGAGCATCAGCCAGTAACCCCAGTCCGGCAGCATCTGCCACAGCGGGATGAACGGTAGCGCCACCAGCGAGCCCCAGGTACCCGGAGCCTTGGGCAAGGTGCCCGAACCGAAGCCGAAGGCCAGAAAATGCCAGGGATTACGCCAGACGGAGGGCGGCACGAACTCTGCCGGAACCTGTTTGGGATGATCTGTCACGGTGTCTCCCGAAAATGTTGATAGCCCCGAGTGCTCGGGGTGATGTCCCGCCCCTCGGCATCCAGCAGCACCACGCCCTGCCCGGCCACGACCCGGCCCAGCACATGCACCGGCCAGCCGGCGGCGAGCAGCGGCGCCAGCTTGGCTTCGGGCAAGGTGAAGAGCAGCACGTAATCGTCACCGCCGCTGAGTGCCGCCGAGCGGGCGCCATTCTCACCGAGAAAGCTCAACAACGCCCGGGACATCGGCAGTTTTTCACTTTCGATCAGCAAGCTGACAGCTGAAGCGGCAGCAATGTGCCCGCAGTCGGCCAGCAGGCCATCGGAGATATCCATGGCTGCGGTAGCCTTGCCGCGCAGCGCCTGGCCCAGGGCCAGTTGCGGTTGCGGCGACCAGTAATGGACCAGCAAAGGCTCGGCGACCGCCGGCTCGGCGCTGCGTTGTCCGAGCACCAGGGGCAAGGCACCGGCACCATTGCCCAGCTCGCCGCCGACACACAGCAGGTCGCCCGGACGGGCACCGCTGCGGGTCAGGGCCTGGCCGGCAGGCACGCGACCGAACACGGTCATGGTCAGGGTCAACGGACCACGGGTGGTGTCGCCGCCTACCAGGCGCACGCCGCAGCTCTGCGCCATGGCGCTCAGGCCGTTGGCATAGGCTTGCAGCCAATCGGCGTCAACCGTCGGCAGAGTCAGGGCAAGGGTGAAGGCGACAGGCGCGGCGCCCATGGCCGCCAGGTCGCTGACCGCCACCGCCAGCGAGCGCTGGCCGAGCAGGAAAGGGTCGCAGGGATCTGCGAAATGCACACCGGCCACCAGGGTGTCGGTGGAGATCGCCAACTGTTCGCCAGGGGGAACAGCCAGCAAGGCGCAGTCGTCGCCAATCCCCAGTGCAACGCCCTCGCCGCCCTGCGCACAAGGCGCGGCAGCGAAGAAGTTACGGATCAGCTCAAACTCGCCCATGGCAGCTGCAAGCGCGGATCAGCGCTTGAATGCCTTCACTTCAGCTTCACGCAGACGCGGGGCCAGCTTGTCGAGTACGCCGTTGACGAACTTGTGGCCGTCGGTGGAACCGAAGACCTTGGCCAGTTCGATACCTTCGTTGATCACAACGCGGTATGGCACATCGACGCGCTTGAGCAGTTCCCAGGTGGACAGGCGCAAAACCGCCAGTTCGACCGGGTCCAGCTCTTCGATGGTGAGGTCCAGGCAAGGAGTGAGAGCGTTGTCGATCTCATTCTTGTTGGCCGGAACGCCGTGCAGGATCTCACGGAAGTAGGCACCGTCGATGTCGGTGAAATCGTTGTCGACCCGGAACTGCGCTTCGATCTCGTTCAGCGAGTGCTTGGCCATGTGCCATTGGTACAGCGCCTGGGTCGCGAGCTGACGGGCTTCGCGACGCTTGGCGCTCTTGGATGGCTTGCCAGCGTCCGCAGGTTTCGGATCGCGCGGGTTGAAACGATCGCTATCGTCGCTAATCACTTGGCCTCCAACTGCGCCAGCAGGCTGACCATTTCCAGAGCGGACAAGGCAGCTTCAGCACCTTTGTTGCCGGCCTTGGTGCCGGAACGTTCGATGGCTTGCTCGATCGAGTCGACGGTCAGCACGCCGAAGGCGACCGGTACGCCAAACTCCATGGACACCTGGGCCAGGCCCTTGGTGCATTCGCCCGCCACGTATTCGAAGTGCGGAGTGCCGCCACGAATGACCGCGCCCAGGGCGATGATCGCCGCGAACTCGCCCTTCTGCGCGACTTTCTGCGCAACCAGCGGAATCTCGAAGGCGCCAGGGGCACGAATCACGGTGATGTCGCTTTCGCTCACGCCGTGACGGACCAGGGCGTCAACGGCGCCGCTGACCAGGCTTTCGACGACGAAGCTGTTGAAACGGCCGACCACCAGGGCATAGCGGCCTTTGGGGGCGATGAAGGTACCTTCGATGGTCTTCAGGGTCATTCGACAAATCTCTTAAAGAGCCGGAGCGCGTTCACTACGCGCTCACTAGTGATATTTGAACCGCGAATTTCAAGCCCGCAACAACCGGCTTTTATTCGGAGGGCACGTATTCTACAACTTCCAGGTCGAAACCGGATATCGCATTAAATTTCATCGGCGCGCTCATCAGGCGCATTTTGCGTACGCCCAGGTCGCGCAGGATCTGCGAACCGGCACCGACGATGCTGTAGGTGGTCGGTTTTTTCGCAGGCACGTGCTCGGCCGTTTCGCGGATATGCGCCAGCAGCACGTCGCCGTCCAGGGGGTGGCCCAGCAACAGCACCACGCCGCTGCCGGCCTCGGCCACCGTGGCCATGGCGGCCCGCAGGCTCCAGCGGCCAGGCTGTTTGACCATCAGCAGGTCGCGCAGCGGATCCATGTTGTGCACGCGAACCAGGGTCGGCTCTTCGGCGCAGATGTTGCCCAGGGTCAGCGCCATGTGCACGTCGCCTTCCACCGAATCACGGTAGGTCACCAGGTTGAACTGGCCCAATTCGCTGTCCAGCGGCTGCTCGGCAATCCGCTGAACGGTACGTTCGTGGATCATCCGGTAGTGAATCAGGTCGGCGATGGTGCCGATCTTGATGTCGTGTTCGGCGGCGAAGGCTTCCAGCTCGGCGCGACGGGACATGGTGCCGTCGTCGTTCATCACTTCGCAGATCACCCCGCTCGGCTCGAAACCGGCCATGCGCGCCAGGTCGCAGGCAGCTTCGGTGTGGCCCGCGCGGGCCAGGGTGCCGCCCGGCTGGGCCATCAGCGGGAAGATGTGGCCCGGGCTGACGATGTCTTCGGCCTTGGCGTCCTTGGCGGCGGCAGCCTGCACCGTGCGTGCGCGGTCGGCGGCGGAGATACCGGTGGTCACGCCGGTAGTGGCCTCGATGGAAACGGTGAACTTGGTACCGAACCCGGAACCGTTGCGCGGCGCCATCAAAGGCAGCTTGAGCAGCTCGCAACGCTCGCGGCTCATCGGCATGCAGATCAGGCCGCGGGCATGCTTGGCCATGAAGTTGATGTGTTCGGCCTTGCAGCACTCGGCGGCCATGATCAGGTCGCCTTCGTTCTCGCGGTCTTCGTCATCCATGAGGATGACCATCTTGCCTTGGCGGATGTCTTCAACCAGTTCTTCGATGCTGTTGAGCGCCACGCGGCACCCCCTTGAGTCAGGATTTGAGGTAGCCGTTAGCGGCCAGAAAACTTTCGGTGATGCCACCGCTCGAAGGCTCCGCGGCCTTGTCGCCCAGCAGCAGGCGCTCCAGGTAACGCGCCAGCAGGTCGACTTCGAGGTTGACCTGCCGACCCGGCCGGTAGTCGGCCATGATGGTTTCGGCCAGCGTGTGCGGGACGATGGTCAGCTCGAACTCGGCGCCATTGACCGCGTTGACCGTCAGGCTGGTGCCGTCGACGGTGATCGAGCCCTTGTGGGCGATGTACTTGGCCAGGTCCTTGGGCGCGCGGATACGGAACTGGATGGCGCGGGCATTTTCCTCCCGGGCCACCACTTCGCCGACGCCGTCGACATGGCCGCTGACCAGGTGACCGCCCAGGCGGGTGGTCGGGGTCAGGGCCTTTTCCAGGTTGACCCGGCTGCCGGCCTTCAACTGATGGAAAGCGGTGCAGTCCAGGGTCTCGCGGCTGACGTCGGCCCAGAAGCCGTCGCCCGGCAGTTCCACCGCGGTCAGGCAGACGCCGTTCACCGCGATGCTGTCGCCCAGCTTCACGTCGCCCAGGTCGAGCTTGCCGGTTTCCACATACACCCGCACATCGCCACCCTTGGGGGTCAATGCACGGATGCTGCCGATGGATTCGATGATGCCTGTAAACATGGAGTCCTCCTCGAGAACAGGGTCGCCGCGTGGCGAAGGCCCGAAATTATACGCTCGCTGCTGGCAGAGGAATGGCAATGACTCGCCAGTCATCGCCTACGGCGCGCATTTCAATGATTTTCAGCTGCGGCGCCTCACTCATCTGCGCCAGCGGCCAGTCGAGCAGCGGCCGGGCCGTAGAGCCGAGGAACTTGCCGGCGACAAAGATCTGGTACTCGTCCACCAAACCCTGCTGGGCGAACGCCCCCGCCAGGCGCGGACCGGCTTCCACCAGCACCTCGTTGACGCCGCGGGCAGCCAGCTCGCCCAGCAGCCGACGCAGGTCCACCTGGCCATCGGCGCCCGGCACGATCAGGCACTCCGGACCATTGGCGTACTGTTCTTCCACCGCGGCGCAGGTGGCGACCAGCGCCGGCCCCGCCTTGAAGAACGGCGCATCGAGCGGCACCCGCAGGCGGCCGTCGATCAACACGCGCAAGGGTGGACGGCTCATGGCCAGGGCGGTCTGTTCCGCATCCAGCCCCAGTTCCTCGGCACGCACCGTCAGCCGGGCATTGTCCGCCAGCACCGTGTCGGCTCCGGTCAACACCACGCTGGCCTGGGCCCGCAGGCGCTGCACCGCGGAGCGCGCGGCGGGGCCGGTGATCCACTGGCTTTCGCCACTGGCCATGGCGGTGCGCCCGTCCAGGCTCATGGCCAGCTTGACCCGCACGAACGGCAAGCCGTGCTCCATGCGCTTGAGGAAACCCTGGTTGAGGGCACGGGCTTGCTGCTCCATCACCCCACTGTGGGTAGCGATGCCGGCCTGGGCCAGGCGCTGCAGGCCACGGCCGGCGACTTCCGGGTTGGGGTCCTGCATCGCCGCCACGACCCGCGCCACGCCGGCATCCACCAGGGCATCGGCGCACGGCGGCGTACGGCCGTGATGGCTGCAGGGTTCGAGGGTCACGTAAGCGGTGGCGCCGCGGGCGTTGGCACCGGCGGCACGCAGGGCATGGACTTCGGCATGGGGCTCGCCGGCCCGCACATGCCAGCCTTCGCCGACGACCTGGCCGTCGCGCACGATCACGCAACCGACCCGGGGGTTGGGGTGAGTGCTGAAGCGGCCTTTTGCGGCCAGCTCCAGGGCGCGCGCCATATAGTGGGCGTCGAGTACCGCCTGTTCGCTGGAGGTGTTCATTCTTTACCCGGCTCACGGGCGAGACGGTCGATCTCTTCGCGGAATTCGTTGAGATCCTGGAACCGTCGGTAGACCGAAGCGAAGCGGATATAGGCCACTTCATCGAGCTTTTGCAGCTCGGCCATCACCAGTTCACCGACGACCAGGGACTTGACCTCGCGCTCGCCGGTGGCGCGCAACTTGTGCTTGATATGCACCAGCGCGGCTTCCAGGCGCTCGACGCTGACCGGACGTTTTTCCAGGGCACGCTGCATGCCAGCGCGGAGTTTTTCTTCGTCGAAGGGCTGGCGGCTGCCGTCAGTCTTGATCAGGCGCGGCAACACCAGTTCGGCGGTTTCGAAAGTGGTGAAACGCTCACCGCAGGCCAGGCATTCACGCCGGCGGCGCACCTGTTCGCCTTCGGCGACCAGACGCGAGTCGATGACCTTGGTGTCGTTGGCACCGCAGAAGGGACAGTGCATGGTGGCAGGCAACAAAAAAAGGGAGGGCCATGGTAGCGCATCCCACTGGCAAGACAAGCCATAGCCTTTACGGTATACAGACCGACTATTATGTTTTGCACATGGAATTTCGCCTTGTTGGAGCTTCGCATGCCACTACGACCGCTCGTTTTGCTCAGCCTTTTCAGCCTGCTGGTCGCTTGCAGCAGCGACGCCCCGAAACCGGTCACCTCCACCGTGCCGCCCCAGCAGAGTGTGAAAAAAGCCCAGGAATCCACTGACCTCGGCCCCCTGCCGGCCTACCAGCGTGAACTGAGCGGCACCCTGCAGGGCGTACCGAGCGGTGCCGAGGTGGAACTGGCGCTGCTGGTGATCGACGAGCGCGGCCGGCCGCAACGTTTGCTGGCCAGCAGCAACCTGATCGGCAACAACAAGGTCCTGCCGTTTCGCCTGCGCTTCAATCCCGATGTCTTCCCGGTAGGCGCCCGCGTCGAACTGCGCGGCCGCGCCAGCCAGTCCGGCCAGTTGATCCTGCACCTGCCGGCGCAACTCATCACCCAGCCGACCACCCAGGCCGTGGGCCAGCTGCAATTCGTCAAAGCACCATGACCCCACCGCTCGACCTGCAACGCGCCCTGAGCGAACTGCTGGGCGATGCCCAACTGGTGGCCTGCGAACTGCCGGACACCGAGCTGAAGCTGTGGTTGATCGATGCCGACAACATGGACCGCGCCTTCACCCCGGAAGAAACCCGGCGAATTCTCCACGAACCGCCGTACTGGAGTTTCTGCTGGGCCAGCGGCCTGGCCCTGGCGCGCTATCTGGCCGAGCGTCCGCAGTGGGTGCAAGGCAAGCGGGTCCTGGATTTCGGCGCCGGCTCCGGCGTGGCCGGTATCGCGGCGCTGAAAGCCGGCGCGCTGGAAGTGGTGGCCTGCGACCTCGACCCGCTGGCCATCGCCGCCTGCAAGGCGAATGCGGCGCTCAACGGGGTTGAACTGGGTTACTCCACGGACTTTTTCGCGCAAGCGGATCGCTTCGACCTGATCCTGGTGGCCGACGTGCTCTACGACCGCGCCAACCTGCCGCTGCTGGATGAGTTCCTCAGCCGCGGACGCCAGGCGCTGGTGGCGGACTCCAGGGTCAAGGACTTCCAGCATCCGCTGTACCGACGTCTGGAAATGCTCCACGCCCTGACCCTGCCGGATCTAGCCGAGCCCTGGGAGTTCCGCGAAGTGAGCCTGTATCACGCGCAGCGCGATTGATTCCCTGCCAGCGCCACGCGATAACCGGCGAGCGGACAGCCACCGCTTTCAGGCACACCCCGCCAGCCCTTATAGTTGGCCCATTCACGTTCTTCGAGATCCCCCATGAGTCAGGACACGCCGTACATTTTCGACGCCAGCACCGCCGACTTCGACCAGTCGGTGATCGAGAACTCGTTCCACAAGCCGGTGCTGGTGGATTTCTGGGCCGAATGGTGCGCGCCCTGCAAGGCGCTGATGCCGATGCTGCAACAGATCGCCGAGAGCTATCAGGGCGAACTGCTGCTGGCCAAGGTCAACTGCGATATCGAGCAGGACATCGTTGCCCGCTTCGGCATTCGCAGCCTGCCGACCGTGGTGCTGTTCAAGGACGGCCAGCCGGTGGACGGCTTTGCCGGAGCGCAACCGGAGTCCGCGGTGCGCGCCATGCTCGAACCCCATGTGCAGATGCCGCCGCCCAAGGCCGCCGACCCGCTGGAGCTGGCTGAAGCGCTGTTCGCCGAAGGGCGCATCGCCGATGCCGAAGCCACGCTCAAAGTGCTGCTGGGCGAAGACAACAGCAACGCCAAGGCCTTGATCCTCTACGCCCGCTGCCTGGCCGAACGCGGTGAACTGGGCGAAGCCCAGACCGTACTCGACGCGGTCACCGGCGATGAACACAAGGCGGCGCTGGCCGGGGCCAAGGCGCAGATCACCTTCCTCAAGCAGGCTGCCGACCTGCCGGACAGCGCCGAGCTGAAAAGCCGCCTGGCGCAGGACCCGCAGGATGACGAGGCGGTGTATCAGCTGGCCATCCAGCAACTGGCGCGCCAGCAGTACGACGCGGCGCTGGATGCCCTGCTCAAGTTGTTCATCCGCAACCGCAGCTACAACGAAGGCCTGCCGCACAAGACCTTGCTGCAAGTGTTCGAGCTGCTGGGCAACGATCACCCGCTGGTGACCACCTACCGTCGCAAGCTGTTCGCCGCGCTGTACTGATTCATAGCTGATAGCCGCGCCGGTTTATCGCAAGCCGGCGCAGCCCTCGCCTACTCGATCCAGCTGTAGAGCGGCGTATCGCCGCCGCTCACCACCTTGACCTGTGCGCTATGGCGCAAACGCACCAACAGCCGCTTGCCCGCCGCGGCGCTGCCGGTCAGGCCTTCCAGTTGCTCCAAAAGATCCGGGCCGCTCAATTGCCCGGCCTTGCGCAGCAGGTCCTGGGTGATCTGCCACAGCGCATCGTCCTGGCTCGCCGGCTTGGCCACAGGCGCGCCGCTTTCGGCTTTGGCCGCCTGCAACGGCGCCCCCAGCCGGGCACTCAACTGATCCCAGTCGGCCTCGTCCAGTTCCAGGGTCAAATCCACCGGCCATTCGCCGATGCTTCCACGAATCCGCACCATCGCTCTGCTCCCGAAAATTTCTGACGAGCATGCTCCCATGCGTCTTGCGCAACGCCAAGCAGGCGGTCAAACTCTTGCCACTTCCGTTATAAGATTACATAACATTATTTTCATGTTCGCTCCCGGAGACTTGCCATGCGTCGTCTGCTGCTCGCCTTGCCGTTCGCTCTGTTGCCCCTGGCCATCGCTCACGCGGCCGAAAAACACGACCACGACCATGAGCACGGCAGCCTCGATGCTCACGAGCATGGCGTGGCCCGCCTGAACGCGGCACTGGACGGCCAGACCCTGGAGCTGGAACTGGAAAGCCCGGCGATGAACCTGGTGGGCTTCGAGCACGCCGCCAGCACCGACGCGGACAAGGCCAAGGTCGCCGCCGTGCGCGCCCAGCTGGAAAAACCGCTGGCGCTGTTCAGCCTGCCGCCCGCCGCCGGTTGCGTGGTGGCGCAACAGGAACTGGAAAGCCCGCTGTTCGGTGACAAGCCCGAGGATCACGACGAAGACCATGACGACGCGAAGAGTGCCGGCGGCCACGAGCATCACCACGAGCACAGCGAGATCCATGCGCACTACCAGTTCACCTGTGCCACGCCGGGCGCGCTGAAGAACCTGGACTTGGGCGGCGTGTTCAAGACCTTCCCCGCCACCCAGAAAATTCAGGTACAACTCATCTCGCCAAGTGGCCAGCAAGGCGTGGAAGCGACGGCCAAGGCCGCCAGCCTGAAGTTCTGACCGCAACTCCTGTAGCCGCTGCCGCAGGCTGCGATCGAGCCCGAAGGGGTCGTTGCTCTTGAGGTTTTCGCAAGGTCCTGCGGACCTTATCGCAGCCTTCGGCAGCGGCTACAAAACTCACTCCATGATCGGCCCAACATGACCCAAGCACTTATCGAACTGTCCGACCTGGGCTTCAGCTGGCCCGGCCATCCACAGTTGCTGGATATCCCGGCCTTTCGCCTGGAAGCGGGTGAAACGCTGTTCCTCAAGGGCCCCAGCGGCAGCGGCAAGACCACCCTGCTCGGCCTGCTCGGCGGTGTGCAGAAACCCGGCCGCGGCAGCATCCGCCTGCTGGGCCAGGAGTTGACCGAACTCTCCGCCGGCGCCCGCGACCGCTTCCGGGTCGATCACACCGGCTACATCTTCCAGCAGTTCAACCTGCTGCCGTTTCTCTCGGTACGCGAAAACGTCGAGTTGCCCTGCCACTTCTCCAAATTGCGCGCCAGCCGCGCCGTGCAGCGCCACGGCAGTGTCGACCAGGCGGCGGCCACCCTGCTCGCCCACCTGGGGCTTAAAGACCCCGACCTGCTCGGTCGCCGCGCCGACTCGCTGTCCATCGGCCAGCAACAACGGGTCGCCGCCGCCCGCGCGCTGATCGGCCAACCGGAACTGGTGATCGCCGACGAACCCACCTCGGCACTGGACTACGACGCCCGCGAAGCCTTTATCCGCCTGCTGTTCGCCGAATGCCGCGAGGCCGGGGCCAGCCTGCTGTTCGTCAGCCATGACCAGAGCCTGGCGCCGCTGTTCGATCGCAACCTGTCGCTGGCCGAACTCAATCGCGCCGCTACGCCCGCGGAGGTCTGAGATGTATCTGTTCCGTCTAGCCATGGCCAGCCTGGCTAACCGCCGCTTCACCGCGATCCTCACCGCCTTCGCCATCGCCCTGTCGGTCTGCCTGCTGCTGGCGGTGGAACGGGTGCGTACCGAAGCCCGCGCCAGCTTCGCCAGCACCATCAGCGGTACCGACCTGATCGTCGGCGCCCGCTCCGGTTCGGTGAACCTGCTGCTGT from Pseudomonas chlororaphis subsp. chlororaphis encodes:
- a CDS encoding DUF2796 domain-containing protein, giving the protein MRRLLLALPFALLPLAIAHAAEKHDHDHEHGSLDAHEHGVARLNAALDGQTLELELESPAMNLVGFEHAASTDADKAKVAAVRAQLEKPLALFSLPPAAGCVVAQQELESPLFGDKPEDHDEDHDDAKSAGGHEHHHEHSEIHAHYQFTCATPGALKNLDLGGVFKTFPATQKIQVQLISPSGQQGVEATAKAASLKF
- a CDS encoding ABC transporter ATP-binding protein — encoded protein: MTQALIELSDLGFSWPGHPQLLDIPAFRLEAGETLFLKGPSGSGKTTLLGLLGGVQKPGRGSIRLLGQELTELSAGARDRFRVDHTGYIFQQFNLLPFLSVRENVELPCHFSKLRASRAVQRHGSVDQAAATLLAHLGLKDPDLLGRRADSLSIGQQQRVAAARALIGQPELVIADEPTSALDYDAREAFIRLLFAECREAGASLLFVSHDQSLAPLFDRNLSLAELNRAATPAEV
- the trxA gene encoding thioredoxin; protein product: MSQDTPYIFDASTADFDQSVIENSFHKPVLVDFWAEWCAPCKALMPMLQQIAESYQGELLLAKVNCDIEQDIVARFGIRSLPTVVLFKDGQPVDGFAGAQPESAVRAMLEPHVQMPPPKAADPLELAEALFAEGRIADAEATLKVLLGEDNSNAKALILYARCLAERGELGEAQTVLDAVTGDEHKAALAGAKAQITFLKQAADLPDSAELKSRLAQDPQDDEAVYQLAIQQLARQQYDAALDALLKLFIRNRSYNEGLPHKTLLQVFELLGNDHPLVTTYRRKLFAALY